A DNA window from Anopheles coustani chromosome X unlocalized genomic scaffold, idAnoCousDA_361_x.2 X_unloc_63, whole genome shotgun sequence contains the following coding sequences:
- the LOC131270833 gene encoding uncharacterized protein LOC131270833, with product MSGNRSSRGRQKFPTTAKKCLISPNQRSAARGVAPAAPAANPVDFRAPDTACTSKPKDDLSTKLLELDNTLLNAVDLASIEKKVKRSMPRTSWGGNMTRAAADQPITPFRKRSKSVGAIERRLMASPPKLQKSAVSSRKIYVLKMNMDGSEVRDGGRDSGCNENLTSNRSNVANEETPPVRPLWSGVENDDAEMLPCGQVPIASHDQLDTDEIIKAKLKRIGSTKPVTHVGDMLRESNGFEVYTNQDICSQYMRQDESLADEGVERIVAIGASQIGHPERPSHFQQVAAEAERTFELQKVSEALRIFEICDRTLHDMTNIEPMANAIGEGSSRMRTSNSTIAAINRDEGISDQTTKPKFTVPHVSSLFLEKGPFFGLPNNVRRMLRDFRGIGELYDWQQECLDLPAIDERRNLIYALPTSGGKTLVVEILMLREIICRLRNVMFVVPYVSSAQEKLIALTPFSIELQFLLEEYTGGRGQCPPLKRHRKNTIFVCTIEKSLILMNSLIEVGRADEIGLIVIDELHMIGERG from the exons ATGTCAGGAAATCGAAGTTCCCGCGGTCGACAGAAGTTTCCCACAACGGCGAAGAAATGCTTGATTTCACCGAATCAACGTTCGGCAGCCAGGGGCGTAGCTCCAGCAGCGCCGGCAGCAAACCCGGTTGATTTCCGAGCACCGGACACAGCATGTACCAGCAAACCCAAAGATGACTTAAGTACGAAACTTTTGGAGCTAGATAACACGTTGCTgaacgcggtcgatttggccagcatcgagaaaaaagtcaagcGTTCGATGCCGCGTACCTCATGGGGCGGAAATATGACACGCGCCGCAGCCGATCAACCGATCACGCCGTTTCGAAAACGTTCCAAATCAGTTGGAG CCATTGAAAGAAGGCTTATGGCAAGTCCTCCGAAACTGCAAAAATCAGCTGTAAGTAGTCGAAAGATTTATgtgcttaaaatgaacatGGACGGTAGCGAGGTGCGCGACGGAGGGAGGGACAGCGGCTGTAATGAAAATCTTACATCAAATCGGTCAAACGTTGCAAACGAGGAAACTCCTCCGGTTCGTCCTCTGTGGtctggggtggaaaatgacgATGCTGAAATGCTACCATGTGGACAGGTACCGATCGCCAGCCATGATCAACTTGACACGGACGAAATAATCAAGGCTAAACTGAAACGGATCGGGTCCACCAAACCAGTAACGCACGTCGGTGATATGCTGCGAGAGAGTAACGGGTTCGAGGTGTACACAAACCAGGACATCTGTTCGCAGTACATGCGGCAAGACGAGTCCCTCGCTGATGAGGGGGTGGAGCGAATCGTCGCGATCGGTGCATCACAAATAGGTCATCCGGAGCGTCCGTCACATTTCCAGCAGGTAGCCGCTGAAGCTGAACGTACCTTTGAGCTGCAGAAGGTGAGCGAAGCGTTGCGGATTTTTGAAATCTGTGACCGTACGCTGCACGACATGACCAACATTGAGCCGATGGCGAATGCGATAGGCGAGGGAAGCTCGCGAATGAGGACCAGCAACTCGACCATAGCGGCCATCAATCGTGATGAGGGAATTTCAGATCAGACTACAAAGCCAAAGTTCACCGTACCCCACGTATCGTCGCTTTTCCTCGAGAAGGGTCCGTTCTTTGGGCTACCGAACAACGTTCGGCGAATGCTGCGAGACTTTCGTGGTATTGGCGAGCTGTACGATTGGCAGCAGGAGTGTCTGGACTTGCCGGCGATCGACGAGAGACGTAATTTGATCTACGCACTGCCAACGAGCGGTGGAAAGACACTGGTGGTGGAGATTCTTATGCTACGGGAGATTATTTGCCGCCTGCGGAACGTCATGTTCGTCGTGCCGTACGTTTCATCCGCTCAGGAGAAGCTGATCGCGCTCACTCCGTTCTCGATCGAGCTGCAGTTTTTATTGGAGGAGTACACCGGTGGTAGGGGACAATGTCCGCCGCTCAAACGGCACAGAAAAAACACGATCTTTGTTTgtacgatcgaaaaatcgctcaTCCTCATGAACTCTCTCATCGAGGTGGGTCGCGCGGACGAGATCGGGCTGATCGTGATCGACGAACTGCATATGATTGGAGAGCGAGGatt